One genomic window of Gemmatimonadales bacterium includes the following:
- the alaS gene encoding alanine--tRNA ligase yields the protein MRSGEIRRLFLDFFVARGHREVPSSSLAPKSDPTLLFTNAGMVQFKRVFLGQERRDYVRATTCQKCVRAGGKHNDLEQVGHTRRHHTFFEMLGNFSFGDYFKRDAIAYAWEFVTSPEYLGIAPARLRVSVHHSDTEARTLWREVAGLPDHRIYGLGDADNFWQMGDTGPCGPCSEIYVDLESTPDAGRARHDEVIPREAFERLAEEGRFLEIWNLVFMQYDRAADGTLTPLPRPSVDTGAGLERIAAVMQGEDDNFHTDLFLPLIARVGELVGRPYDKESPDRASYRVLADHARAVSFLLADGVYPGNEGRGYVLRRILRRAVRHAWLLGRREPTLAPLTDVVVREMGAVYPELVGKQAHIRETTEAEEQRFLETIEGGLRRLEEIFASGVTTVSGDEAFKLYDTFGFPIDLTQIIAGERGLEVDLNGFERALDAQRERSRAAHGAARLAEAGPAGARTGAPGIIVREPGKWRTVRRGKQRFVGYDRTEAESDVLAFRQAGDRVELLLRENPFYAESGGQVSDVGAVAGPGWSLAIDAVHKEPGKGTAIGGTLAEEFEPSVVRAVVDAPRRRDIERNHSATHLVHLALRRHLGAHARQAGSLVEPDRLRFDFTHQRPIEPDLLRAIERDVNEQIWANADTVTREMPYPDAIALGAMAFFSEKYGDRVRVVQMGESMELCGGTHVRSTGQIGLFRLTGQGGVAAGVRRIEAVTGPVAYAALRELEGRIEQVAERLKAQPEHVARKVDQLLEERARLESRISDLMKQGANGAAPTGETLNVSGVAVTLDETPSEDRTELGQVADRFREGKRRAVLVLFGTGGRGAIHVAVTDDLVSGGHRAGDLVNRIAAVSGGRGGGRPHFASAGAGDPSRLGAAREATPALVAGWLGNGG from the coding sequence ATGCGCTCCGGCGAGATCCGACGACTCTTCCTCGACTTCTTCGTCGCCAGGGGGCACCGCGAGGTGCCTTCTTCGTCCCTGGCCCCGAAGAGCGATCCGACGCTGCTCTTCACCAACGCCGGCATGGTGCAGTTCAAGCGCGTTTTCCTGGGCCAGGAGCGGCGCGATTACGTGCGCGCCACGACCTGCCAGAAGTGCGTGCGCGCCGGCGGCAAGCACAACGATCTCGAGCAGGTGGGCCACACCCGGCGGCACCACACCTTCTTCGAGATGCTCGGCAACTTCTCGTTCGGCGACTACTTCAAGCGCGACGCGATCGCCTACGCGTGGGAATTCGTTACGAGCCCCGAGTATCTCGGCATTGCGCCCGCGCGGCTCCGCGTGAGCGTTCACCACTCCGATACGGAGGCGCGCACGCTCTGGCGCGAGGTTGCCGGGCTGCCCGACCACCGGATCTATGGCCTCGGCGACGCAGACAACTTCTGGCAGATGGGCGACACCGGTCCGTGCGGGCCCTGCTCCGAGATCTACGTCGATCTCGAGTCGACGCCGGACGCGGGCCGTGCCCGGCATGACGAGGTGATCCCGCGTGAAGCGTTTGAGCGGCTGGCCGAAGAAGGTCGCTTCCTCGAGATCTGGAACCTCGTGTTCATGCAGTACGACCGTGCGGCGGACGGAACGCTGACCCCGCTCCCGCGGCCGTCGGTAGACACGGGTGCTGGCCTCGAGCGCATCGCCGCGGTCATGCAGGGCGAAGACGACAATTTCCACACCGATCTCTTTCTGCCGCTCATCGCGCGGGTCGGCGAGCTGGTCGGGCGTCCGTACGACAAGGAGAGCCCCGACCGCGCGTCGTACCGCGTACTGGCCGACCACGCCCGCGCGGTGAGCTTTCTGCTCGCCGACGGCGTGTATCCGGGCAACGAGGGGCGGGGGTACGTGCTCCGCCGCATTCTCCGCCGCGCGGTGCGGCATGCGTGGCTGCTCGGCCGCCGCGAGCCGACGCTGGCGCCGCTCACCGATGTCGTGGTGCGCGAGATGGGCGCGGTCTATCCGGAGCTCGTGGGGAAGCAGGCGCACATCCGCGAAACCACCGAGGCCGAAGAGCAGCGCTTCCTCGAGACGATCGAGGGCGGGCTCCGGCGGCTGGAAGAGATCTTCGCGTCAGGTGTCACGACGGTGTCGGGCGACGAGGCGTTCAAGCTGTATGACACCTTCGGTTTTCCGATCGATCTTACCCAGATCATTGCGGGCGAGCGCGGCCTCGAAGTCGACCTCAATGGATTCGAGCGCGCGCTCGATGCCCAGCGCGAGCGCTCACGCGCGGCGCACGGCGCGGCGCGGCTCGCAGAAGCGGGTCCGGCGGGCGCCAGGACCGGTGCGCCCGGCATCATCGTGCGGGAGCCCGGCAAGTGGCGCACGGTGCGGCGCGGCAAGCAGCGCTTCGTCGGCTACGATCGCACCGAGGCCGAGTCCGACGTGCTCGCTTTCCGCCAGGCGGGCGATCGGGTCGAGCTGCTGCTCCGGGAAAACCCGTTCTACGCCGAATCAGGCGGTCAGGTGAGCGATGTCGGCGCGGTGGCCGGGCCGGGCTGGTCGCTGGCGATCGACGCAGTGCACAAGGAACCGGGCAAGGGGACGGCCATAGGCGGGACGCTCGCCGAGGAATTCGAACCGTCGGTGGTGCGGGCGGTGGTGGATGCACCCCGCCGCCGTGACATCGAGCGGAACCACAGCGCCACCCACTTGGTGCATCTGGCACTCCGCCGGCACCTGGGCGCGCATGCTCGGCAGGCGGGCTCGCTGGTCGAGCCCGACCGGCTGCGCTTCGACTTCACCCACCAGCGCCCGATCGAGCCGGATCTGTTGCGCGCCATCGAGCGCGACGTGAACGAGCAAATCTGGGCCAACGCGGACACCGTCACCCGCGAGATGCCGTACCCCGATGCGATCGCGCTCGGCGCGATGGCCTTCTTCTCGGAGAAGTACGGCGATCGGGTGCGCGTGGTGCAGATGGGCGAGTCGATGGAGCTGTGCGGCGGCACCCACGTGCGAAGCACCGGCCAGATCGGACTGTTCCGGCTCACGGGTCAGGGCGGCGTCGCGGCCGGCGTGCGCCGCATCGAGGCGGTCACGGGTCCGGTGGCGTACGCGGCGCTGCGCGAGTTGGAAGGCCGGATCGAGCAGGTGGCCGAGCGCCTCAAGGCGCAGCCCGAGCACGTTGCGCGCAAGGTCGATCAGCTGCTGGAGGAGCGGGCCCGGCTCGAGTCGCGCATCAGCGACTTGATGAAACAGGGCGCCAACGGCGCCGCACCCACGGGCGAGACGCTCAACGTGTCGGGCGTCGCCGTGACGCTCGACGAGACGCCATCGGAGGACCGCACCGAGTTGGGCCAGGTGGCCGACCGCTTCCGTGAGGGGAAGCGGCGCGCAGTGCTGGTGCTCTTCGGCACCGGCGGCCGCGGCGCAATTCATGTTGCCGTGACCGACGACCTCGTGAGCGGCGGACATCGGGCGGGAGATCTGGTGAATCGCATTGCAGCGGTGAGCGGCGGCCGGGGCGGTGGCCGGCCGCACTTCGCCTCCGCCGGCGCGGGCGATCCCTCGCGTCTCGGCGCGGCACGCGAGGCGACCCCCGCGCTCGTCGCGGGCTGGCTCGGGAACGGCGGGTGA
- a CDS encoding regulatory protein RecX, translating into MTGPERITALEPDPRRPGCIRVYADGQPYCTVPESVAAGLALDRPLDPALLARLDAAADAEAAFRSVVRALERRAYARVDLGRRLVRRGHPREAVEAALDRAAAAGLVDDVRFTTHYVQTRAARGRGPARIARDLMLLGLARATIDRAIADEWPPDTDRAAMPRALAARRAGQLGGLPRPVLRRRLLAYLARRGFSGREALDAVREVAG; encoded by the coding sequence ATGACGGGGCCCGAGCGCATCACCGCGCTCGAGCCCGACCCGCGGCGCCCGGGCTGCATCCGCGTCTATGCGGACGGCCAGCCCTACTGCACAGTGCCCGAGAGCGTGGCCGCGGGGCTCGCGCTGGATCGCCCGCTCGACCCGGCGCTGCTGGCGCGGCTCGATGCCGCGGCGGATGCGGAGGCGGCGTTCCGGAGCGTGGTGCGCGCGCTCGAGCGGCGCGCCTACGCCCGGGTCGATCTCGGGCGTCGGCTCGTGCGCCGCGGGCATCCGCGGGAAGCCGTGGAGGCGGCGCTCGACCGCGCCGCCGCGGCCGGGCTCGTGGACGATGTCCGCTTCACCACGCATTACGTCCAGACGCGCGCGGCGCGCGGCCGCGGGCCGGCCCGCATCGCGCGAGATCTCATGCTGCTCGGCCTTGCGCGCGCCACCATCGATCGCGCTATCGCCGACGAGTGGCCGCCCGACACCGATCGCGCGGCCATGCCGCGCGCGCTCGCCGCCCGCCGCGCGGGGCAGCTCGGCGGTCTCCCGCGGCCGGTGCTCCGGCGGCGTCTGCTCGCTTATCTCGCGCGGCGCGGCTTCAGCGGACGCGAGGCGCTCGATGCGGTGCGCGAGGTCGCCGGATAA
- the recA gene encoding recombinase RecA, translating into MADESRLESDRRKALGLAISQIEKQLGKGSIMRMGGDAPRVRVAAIPTGAINLDAATGIGGVPRGRITEIYGPEASGKTTLCLHLVASVQRAGGVAAYVDAEHALDVDYAKKLGVDIENLLVSQPDTGEQGLEIVDILVRSGAVDLVVIDSVAALVPKAEIEGEMGDSVMGVQARLMSQALRKLAGAINRSNTSVVFINQLREKIGVMFGNPETTTGGKALKFYASLRLDIRRIGPVKEREVVIGNHVRVKVVKNKVAPPFRQAEFDIMFDEGISHTALLVDLAAESNIIQKSGAWYSYGDQRIGQGRENAKLFVRDNPALMAEIEGKVKEVLGMKPAVTVPADDEGDD; encoded by the coding sequence ATGGCCGACGAATCCCGCCTCGAGTCCGATCGCCGCAAGGCGCTGGGCCTCGCCATCTCCCAAATCGAAAAGCAACTGGGAAAGGGCTCCATCATGCGCATGGGCGGCGACGCGCCCCGGGTCCGGGTGGCCGCCATCCCGACCGGCGCCATCAACCTCGACGCCGCCACCGGCATCGGTGGCGTGCCGCGGGGCCGCATCACCGAGATCTACGGCCCGGAGGCGTCGGGCAAGACCACGCTCTGCCTCCACCTCGTTGCCAGCGTGCAGCGGGCCGGCGGGGTGGCCGCCTACGTGGACGCGGAGCACGCCCTCGACGTGGACTACGCCAAGAAGCTCGGCGTGGACATCGAGAACCTGCTCGTCTCCCAGCCCGACACCGGCGAGCAGGGGCTCGAAATCGTCGACATCCTGGTGCGGTCGGGCGCCGTGGATCTCGTGGTCATCGATTCGGTCGCGGCGCTCGTGCCCAAGGCCGAGATCGAGGGCGAGATGGGCGACTCGGTCATGGGCGTGCAGGCGCGGCTCATGAGCCAGGCGCTCCGGAAGCTCGCCGGCGCCATCAACCGCTCGAACACGTCGGTGGTCTTCATCAATCAGCTGCGCGAGAAGATCGGCGTGATGTTCGGCAATCCCGAGACCACCACGGGCGGCAAGGCGCTCAAGTTCTACGCGTCGCTCCGGCTCGACATCCGCCGCATCGGCCCGGTCAAGGAGCGCGAGGTGGTCATCGGCAATCACGTGCGCGTCAAGGTCGTGAAAAACAAGGTGGCGCCGCCGTTCCGCCAGGCCGAGTTCGATATCATGTTCGACGAGGGCATCAGCCACACCGCGCTTCTCGTCGACCTCGCGGCGGAATCCAACATCATCCAGAAGTCGGGCGCCTGGTACTCCTACGGAGATCAGCGCATCGGCCAGGGCCGCGAGAACGCCAAGCTCTTCGTGCGCGACAATCCGGCGCTCATGGCCGAGATCGAGGGCAAGGTGAAGGAGGTCCTCGGCATGAAGCCGGCGGTGACGGTCCCGGCGGATGATGAGGGCGACGACTAG
- a CDS encoding YraN family protein — MRAHPVPPSEWTDPRHLRGLRGERVALAFLAARGYEIEAHRFRLGRHDLDLVARQGRVVAFVEVKTRRGAAFGAPAEAVGRRKRAILARVAECWRLRWGRPRDIYRFDVIGVVEDAAGAMAVEHLVDAWRL, encoded by the coding sequence ATGCGCGCGCACCCCGTGCCCCCATCCGAATGGACCGATCCCCGCCACCTGCGCGGACTCCGGGGCGAGCGGGTTGCGCTCGCATTCCTCGCCGCCCGCGGCTATGAGATCGAAGCCCACCGCTTCCGTCTGGGCCGGCACGATCTCGACTTGGTGGCGCGCCAGGGCCGGGTCGTGGCGTTCGTCGAAGTCAAGACTCGGCGCGGCGCGGCCTTCGGGGCGCCGGCCGAGGCAGTGGGGCGGCGGAAGCGGGCCATCCTGGCCCGGGTGGCGGAGTGCTGGCGTCTTCGATGGGGGCGCCCGCGCGACATCTATCGATTCGACGTGATCGGGGTTGTGGAGGATGCGGCGGGTGCCATGGCGGTGGAGCACCTGGTGGATGCGTGGCGGCTTTGA
- a CDS encoding bifunctional alpha,alpha-trehalose-phosphate synthase (UDP-forming)/trehalose-phosphatase — translation MARTLIAANRLPLTAVQEDAEAAAAGAGGIVLRPSAGGLATGLTGVHDPAHDLWFGWSGLADEVAGGPALAELWRRHGCVPVPLSGEEVTAHYRDYSNGVIWPLFHSQIDRLPLRPGPWGVYERINERFADAIHAQLAPDDLVWIHDYQLMRVPLFLRRLDPHARIGFFLHIPFPPAEIFSALPERVEVLGGLLGADLIGFHTKAYRDNFAAAISRVLGASVERDVVRRGGVALGSREVRLGVFPMGIDVERFCRVAGTPAVAQHSARYLGAERSRILLGVDRLDYTKGIPRRLLAFERLLQMHPELRGEVRLVQLGVPSRGDVPAYRRVREQIDGLVGRINGSLGTPTWTPIHYIARSLEEDELIALYRASDVMVVTPLRDGMNLVAKEFVASRTDEDGVLVLSEFAGAAAELGDALLVNPYDIDRTARALSRALNMEPGERRARMRALRDAVRSSDVHRWAQNFLAALRAASAPGGAAAPPALAAVLPGGPHAGAAQAQQLIARARAARELVLLLDYDGTLVPIARTPAAATPDRELRALLSALARRPRTTVHIVSGRDRDTLAAWLGDLGVGLYAEHGLWWRPPEGGEWQRTAAGVLPRRAEIVSLLETCAVRVPGALVEQKTVGVAWHYRLADPAAAAEALHVIRAMIGGIVPDGSVELLEGSCVLEVRPSGINKGRVAARVLGTLPSGTLAIAMGDDRTDEQLFAAMPEGGISVHVGAGPTVADVQLATVQDARAFLSAIAAPAHVQSETRRGRESGEGNPVGAERGE, via the coding sequence ATGGCGCGTACCCTGATCGCCGCCAATCGACTGCCGCTTACCGCGGTGCAAGAGGACGCCGAGGCGGCGGCCGCCGGTGCGGGCGGGATCGTGCTGCGCCCGAGCGCCGGCGGGCTGGCGACCGGACTCACGGGCGTGCACGATCCGGCGCACGATCTCTGGTTCGGCTGGTCCGGCTTGGCGGACGAGGTCGCCGGCGGCCCCGCGCTGGCCGAGCTCTGGCGCCGCCATGGGTGCGTACCCGTCCCGCTTTCCGGCGAGGAGGTGACGGCGCATTACCGGGACTATTCGAACGGCGTCATCTGGCCCCTCTTCCACTCGCAGATCGACCGCTTGCCACTCCGGCCCGGGCCCTGGGGCGTCTACGAGCGCATCAACGAGCGCTTCGCCGATGCGATCCACGCCCAGCTCGCGCCGGACGATCTCGTCTGGATCCACGACTATCAGCTGATGCGAGTGCCGCTCTTCCTCCGCCGCCTGGACCCGCACGCGCGGATCGGCTTCTTCCTTCACATCCCCTTTCCACCGGCGGAGATCTTCTCCGCGCTCCCCGAACGGGTGGAGGTGCTCGGGGGGCTGCTCGGCGCGGACCTGATCGGATTTCACACGAAGGCCTACCGCGACAATTTCGCCGCGGCCATCTCCCGGGTGCTTGGCGCCTCGGTGGAGCGCGACGTCGTGCGGCGGGGTGGGGTCGCGCTCGGATCGCGCGAGGTGCGCCTCGGCGTCTTCCCGATGGGCATCGACGTCGAGCGATTCTGCCGAGTGGCGGGCACGCCGGCGGTGGCGCAGCACAGCGCGCGGTATCTCGGCGCCGAGCGCAGCCGCATCCTCCTCGGCGTGGATCGGCTCGACTACACCAAGGGCATCCCGCGCCGGTTACTCGCGTTCGAGCGCCTCTTGCAGATGCATCCCGAGCTGCGGGGCGAAGTGAGGCTGGTACAGCTCGGTGTGCCGAGCCGGGGCGACGTGCCGGCGTATCGGCGCGTCCGCGAGCAGATCGACGGGCTGGTCGGTCGAATCAACGGCAGCTTGGGGACGCCGACCTGGACGCCGATCCATTACATCGCGCGCAGCCTGGAGGAAGACGAGCTGATCGCGCTGTACCGCGCGAGCGATGTCATGGTGGTCACGCCGCTCCGCGACGGAATGAATCTCGTCGCAAAGGAGTTCGTCGCGAGCCGCACCGACGAGGATGGCGTCCTCGTGCTGAGCGAGTTCGCCGGGGCGGCGGCGGAGTTGGGCGATGCGCTTCTGGTGAACCCGTACGATATCGACCGCACCGCGCGCGCCCTGTCCCGCGCGCTCAACATGGAACCGGGCGAACGCCGGGCCCGGATGCGCGCGCTACGCGACGCCGTGCGCTCGTCGGACGTGCACCGATGGGCGCAAAACTTCCTCGCGGCGCTGCGCGCGGCGAGCGCGCCGGGGGGCGCCGCGGCCCCGCCGGCGCTCGCCGCCGTGCTGCCCGGCGGCCCGCACGCCGGCGCGGCCCAGGCGCAGCAGCTGATCGCCCGCGCCCGTGCCGCGCGCGAGCTGGTGCTCCTGTTGGACTACGACGGCACGCTCGTGCCCATCGCCCGGACGCCGGCCGCCGCCACCCCGGATCGCGAACTGCGCGCGCTGTTGTCGGCGCTCGCCCGGCGGCCTCGCACGACGGTGCACATCGTGAGCGGGCGCGACCGCGATACACTTGCCGCCTGGCTCGGCGATCTGGGCGTGGGGCTGTACGCCGAGCACGGGCTGTGGTGGCGTCCGCCGGAGGGGGGCGAATGGCAGCGCACGGCCGCCGGCGTGCTCCCGCGGAGGGCAGAGATCGTGTCGCTGCTGGAGACCTGCGCCGTCCGGGTGCCGGGCGCGCTCGTGGAGCAGAAAACCGTGGGTGTCGCCTGGCATTATCGACTCGCCGATCCGGCGGCGGCCGCGGAGGCCTTGCACGTGATCCGCGCGATGATCGGAGGCATCGTCCCCGACGGCTCGGTCGAGCTGCTGGAAGGCTCCTGCGTGCTCGAGGTGCGGCCATCTGGCATCAACAAAGGGCGAGTCGCGGCGCGGGTCCTCGGCACGCTCCCGTCAGGCACGCTCGCGATCGCCATGGGCGACGACCGCACCGACGAACAACTCTTCGCCGCCATGCCGGAAGGCGGCATCAGCGTGCATGTGGGCGCGGGCCCCACGGTGGCTGACGTGCAGCTCGCGACCGTGCAGGACGCGCGCGCGTTCCTGTCGGCCATTGCGGCGCCCGCCCACGTGCAGAGTGAGACGCGCAGGGGGCGGGAATCGGGTGAGGGCAATCCCGTCGGCGCGGAGCGGGGGGAATGA
- a CDS encoding MarR family transcriptional regulator, which translates to MAGSARQSAARVPGAPDATGVALVARDGSEQDVARIVHGLRRIVKALEVYSKEVQRAYGLTGPQLWALKVLARKGPLAAGALAQVLVVHQSSLSALLHRLEARGLVRRSRDRADRRVVRVALTPRGVTLAERAPEAAQGRLLHALRRMPAGERERIDAAVARLVGAMEAHDIDARFFFADE; encoded by the coding sequence ATGGCGGGATCGGCGCGCCAGTCCGCAGCGCGAGTACCCGGTGCGCCGGATGCCACCGGAGTGGCGCTCGTGGCGCGTGACGGCAGCGAACAGGACGTCGCGCGCATCGTGCATGGGCTCCGCCGCATCGTCAAAGCCCTGGAGGTGTACTCGAAGGAAGTGCAGCGGGCCTATGGTCTCACCGGCCCGCAGCTCTGGGCGCTCAAGGTGCTCGCGCGCAAGGGACCGCTCGCGGCCGGCGCATTGGCTCAGGTGCTGGTGGTGCATCAGAGCAGCCTTTCGGCGCTGCTCCACCGACTGGAAGCGCGGGGACTGGTGCGCCGCTCCCGCGACCGCGCCGACCGCCGCGTCGTGCGGGTGGCACTCACGCCGCGCGGCGTCACGCTGGCCGAGCGTGCCCCGGAGGCCGCGCAGGGTCGCTTGCTCCACGCGCTCCGGCGGATGCCCGCGGGAGAACGCGAACGGATCGACGCCGCGGTCGCGCGCCTGGTCGGCGCCATGGAAGCCCACGACATCGACGCCCGATTCTTCTTCGCCGACGAGTAG
- a CDS encoding PDZ domain-containing protein — translation MQAGSLTVSRRGVDRQIRIGAAASGLAPEPLGLTLARGVPLLAVSPGSAAARAGLRAGDRLLEVDGRAVRAESDVASLLRRAARRPVLLVYERDGVLRGAPFGPTQ, via the coding sequence GTGCAGGCGGGATCCCTCACCGTCTCCCGGCGCGGTGTCGACCGGCAGATTCGCATCGGCGCAGCGGCGAGCGGTCTGGCGCCCGAGCCCCTCGGCCTCACGCTCGCCCGCGGCGTGCCGTTGCTCGCCGTGTCTCCCGGGAGCGCGGCGGCGCGCGCGGGGCTCCGGGCGGGCGATCGGCTGCTCGAGGTGGACGGCCGCGCCGTGCGCGCGGAGTCGGACGTCGCCTCGCTCCTTCGCCGCGCCGCGCGGCGGCCGGTGCTGCTCGTCTACGAGCGCGACGGCGTGCTTCGGGGCGCGCCATTCGGCCCGACGCAGTGA
- a CDS encoding cation:proton antiporter yields MNALTAIGVILLLALLAGHAAKLVRVPEVTGYILAGILVGPSALGLITHENLQGLSVFSEIALGMILFSIGAVFDLSGIGRLGRGVLRLTIIESTLASVIVAAGAKIAGQPWPVALLLGAISIETAAASTLMVIREYNASGPLTDTLIGVIAIDNIICLVSFSLIAAGLDLHTSALTGRGALAAWGTTLFTLAWQLVGSVALGYLVGLLLAQWASRAVEHGETLILLSGCILLTVGVASAIDLFPLVASLAVGATMVNLTDRSRSLFAAVGRTDPPLYAIFFVIAGADLRLGLLKSLGLVGVIYVVGRAVGKLTGVRLAAGRIDAPPHVRELLGYSMLSQAGLAIGLVLTTRERFPALAPTITAVVLGAITIFELVGPLAARAALMRAKETYPDEAEGVAG; encoded by the coding sequence ATGAACGCGCTCACTGCCATCGGCGTCATTCTGCTGCTCGCGCTTCTGGCCGGCCACGCCGCCAAGCTCGTTCGCGTGCCCGAGGTGACCGGCTACATCCTGGCCGGGATTCTCGTCGGACCCTCGGCGCTCGGCCTCATTACCCACGAAAACCTGCAGGGACTCAGCGTGTTCAGCGAAATCGCGCTGGGCATGATCCTGTTCTCGATCGGTGCAGTGTTCGATCTCTCCGGCATCGGGCGCCTGGGCCGCGGGGTGCTCCGGCTCACGATCATCGAATCGACCCTGGCTTCCGTCATCGTCGCTGCCGGCGCAAAGATCGCGGGCCAGCCCTGGCCGGTGGCGTTGCTGCTCGGGGCCATTTCGATCGAAACTGCGGCCGCCTCCACCCTGATGGTGATTCGCGAGTACAACGCATCGGGGCCGCTCACCGACACGCTGATCGGTGTCATCGCCATCGACAACATCATCTGTCTGGTCAGCTTCAGCCTGATCGCCGCAGGACTCGACCTACACACGAGCGCGCTTACGGGCCGGGGCGCGCTTGCGGCGTGGGGCACCACGCTCTTCACGCTTGCGTGGCAGCTTGTGGGGTCGGTGGCGCTCGGCTATCTGGTGGGGCTACTGCTCGCGCAGTGGGCCTCGCGCGCGGTGGAGCACGGCGAGACCTTGATCCTGCTCTCCGGCTGCATCCTGCTCACCGTGGGGGTGGCGAGCGCGATCGATCTGTTTCCGCTGGTGGCGAGTCTCGCCGTCGGCGCGACGATGGTGAACCTCACGGACCGGAGCCGCAGCCTTTTCGCCGCAGTTGGGCGCACCGATCCGCCGCTCTACGCAATCTTCTTCGTGATTGCCGGCGCCGATCTCCGGCTCGGGCTGCTCAAATCACTTGGCCTGGTGGGCGTGATCTACGTGGTGGGCCGTGCGGTGGGCAAGCTCACGGGCGTGCGGCTTGCTGCCGGACGGATCGATGCCCCGCCGCACGTACGCGAGCTGCTCGGCTACTCGATGCTCTCGCAGGCGGGGCTCGCCATCGGCCTCGTGCTCACGACCCGCGAGCGTTTCCCCGCCCTCGCGCCCACGATCACCGCGGTCGTGCTGGGGGCGATCACGATCTTCGAGCTGGTCGGCCCGCTGGCCGCGCGCGCGGCGCTCATGCGGGCGAAGGAGACGTATCCGGACGAAGCGGAGGGGGTAGCGGGGTGA